From Candidatus Fusobacterium pullicola, one genomic window encodes:
- a CDS encoding copper homeostasis protein CutC, producing the protein VNRILTSGTKETALEGKEILKKMIKEAGDEIIIIVAGKVTKENLDKISTLIPTKEYHGKKIV; encoded by the coding sequence GTAAATAGAATACTTACATCTGGAACAAAAGAAACAGCACTTGAAGGAAAAGAGATTTTGAAAAAGATGATCAAGGAAGCTGGAGATGAGATTATCATTATTGTAGCTGGTAAAGTTACTAAAGAGAATTTAGATAAGATTTCAACTCTTATACCTACTAAAGAGTACCATGGAAAGAAGATAGTTTAA